One genomic segment of Euzebya pacifica includes these proteins:
- a CDS encoding DNA-processing protein DprA has protein sequence MDNEDVQQVDRGPSTVEDDGPRTPRGMWRLLQTPGVGAARAMALAGSHVSWATMHRAAPDRLVKHVGRKVAEQIAEHGIPEAELTSHLDGDVLTPWTLGYPIRLRDIDGCPPLIWVRGILPSSGRALTIVGARKPWAYGAAVAARAARTCAANDIVTVSGLADGIDTTVAEETLAEGGIHLAVIGSGVDRPRRPDLADRILAAGGAIISEQPPGTAASPGSLVARNRIQTALGDATLVAAAATGSGTAHTARFALLQQRPLWVPAPTRAHADHPAAGLLLALADPDGIANPEQVLHVGGRHGALLANRRPAADRVLADGDALDDAIISL, from the coding sequence GTGGACAACGAGGACGTGCAGCAGGTCGACCGAGGCCCATCGACTGTGGAGGACGACGGCCCACGCACCCCCCGCGGGATGTGGCGGCTGCTGCAAACCCCGGGTGTGGGTGCGGCACGGGCAATGGCGCTGGCCGGCAGCCACGTGTCGTGGGCCACGATGCACCGTGCCGCCCCCGACCGGCTCGTCAAGCACGTCGGCCGCAAGGTCGCCGAACAGATCGCCGAACACGGCATCCCCGAAGCCGAACTGACCAGCCACCTCGATGGTGACGTCCTCACCCCATGGACGCTCGGCTACCCGATCAGGCTGCGCGACATCGATGGCTGCCCCCCGTTGATCTGGGTTCGCGGCATCCTGCCGTCCAGCGGTCGGGCGCTGACCATCGTCGGGGCCCGCAAGCCCTGGGCGTACGGGGCGGCGGTGGCGGCACGGGCCGCCCGGACCTGTGCCGCCAACGACATCGTCACCGTCTCCGGGCTCGCCGACGGCATCGACACCACCGTGGCGGAAGAAACCCTTGCCGAGGGCGGCATCCACCTGGCGGTCATCGGCAGCGGGGTCGACCGGCCGCGCCGCCCCGACCTGGCCGACCGGATCCTTGCCGCCGGTGGCGCCATCATCAGCGAACAGCCGCCCGGGACCGCCGCTTCCCCTGGCAGCCTCGTGGCCCGCAACCGCATCCAGACTGCCCTTGGTGACGCCACCCTCGTTGCCGCCGCCGCAACCGGGTCGGGCACCGCACACACCGCCCGGTTCGCCCTCCTGCAACAACGGCCGCTGTGGGTCCCCGCCCCCACCCGGGCCCACGCCGACCATCCCGCCGCAGGGCTTCTCCTTGCCCTTGCCGACCCCGACGGGATCGCCAACCCCGAACAGGTCCTGCACGTCGGCGGCCGCCACGGCGCCCTGCTGGCCAACCGGCGACCCGCCGCGGACCGTGTCCTGGCTGACGGCGACGCCCTCGACGACGCCATCATCAGCCTCTGA
- a CDS encoding HD domain-containing protein — translation MRPDRALDIATTAHNGQTDKAGRPYIGHVHRVLGHLPDDATDDHRVVAALHDVVEDTDVTLDQLRADGLTDTQAAAVDAMTRRADEPKDDYYRRVAANPIALVVKAADIDDNADPARLAVLDPDTRDRLAAKYTRARQALGLTSS, via the coding sequence ATGCGACCCGACCGAGCACTCGACATCGCGACCACGGCCCACAACGGGCAGACCGACAAGGCCGGCCGCCCCTACATCGGTCACGTCCACAGGGTCCTCGGTCACCTGCCCGATGACGCCACCGACGACCACCGCGTCGTGGCAGCGCTTCACGACGTCGTGGAAGACACCGACGTCACCCTGGACCAGCTGCGCGCCGACGGCCTCACCGACACTCAGGCCGCGGCGGTGGATGCCATGACCCGCCGGGCCGATGAGCCCAAGGACGACTACTACCGGCGGGTGGCAGCCAACCCGATCGCGCTCGTCGTGAAGGCCGCTGACATCGACGACAACGCCGACCCTGCCCGACTGGCGGTGCTCGACCCAGACACCCGCGACCGGCTGGCCGCCAAGTACACCCGCGCCCGTCAGGCGCTTGGGCTCACCAGCAGCTGA
- a CDS encoding TA system antitoxin ParD family protein: MAEAKSVRIDGDLVAAAEAAAMAGHRSTAEQVNYWAAVGRRIIAATGVDQGRMDAVVAGTGQFDDLTAEERVIAHARIDVTIEQAVTRTPLAEHARADGITTVTVDESGQLVWTSPDGTISHG, translated from the coding sequence ATGGCTGAAGCGAAGTCCGTCCGAATAGATGGCGACCTGGTCGCTGCCGCCGAGGCCGCAGCGATGGCCGGGCACAGGTCCACCGCAGAGCAGGTCAACTACTGGGCTGCGGTCGGCCGACGCATCATCGCCGCAACCGGGGTCGACCAGGGGCGGATGGACGCTGTCGTGGCCGGAACCGGCCAGTTCGATGACCTCACCGCTGAGGAACGGGTGATCGCCCACGCCCGCATCGACGTCACCATCGAACAGGCCGTCACCCGGACACCCCTGGCCGAGCACGCACGGGCCGACGGCATCACGACCGTCACCGTGGACGAGTCCGGCCAGCTGGTCTGGACCTCCCCCGACGGCACCATCAGCCACGGGTGA
- a CDS encoding cell wall-binding repeat-containing protein, whose translation MYSLWTFCDHGYAIHGFTADNVSKEYDAYFEAQIEHPRHGNYIRSYVPAGSSRSSTLHTNSTSVPELTLDLEITWLEADNGNDLVRRFEMQAPAISCPDDNTYPAQSVYFLPPGASDPNEAQSPEELNDMPFWRIEGPTRYETAEDNAYNTFPDGAQTILIANGDVAADQLSGAPLGRALRAPILLQPSSYENELHPSIVRAVENLGARQVVILGGNAAVSRGTQDLLERSGLRVARIAGTTRYETAVSIAWELISASGAFASGVSLADGGNFTDAITAAGASDEDPLLLTYGAESNQLPAEVLEFLQHFESTIENVRAVGRAAANVSEQAATAAIAESEVIVRARPFETSIATAQANLAENGGMVQRILVASADEFPDALSAGVSVDSTSGDILIVASDSDMDNMQALIDFLKLYGNPDAQVVAVGGTSAVSDALATAIADNVAASAPSS comes from the coding sequence GTGTATAGCCTTTGGACGTTCTGTGATCACGGCTACGCAATTCATGGTTTCACCGCCGATAATGTGAGCAAAGAATACGATGCGTATTTCGAAGCACAAATAGAACATCCTCGCCATGGCAACTACATCAGGAGTTACGTTCCAGCCGGAAGTTCCCGGTCGTCCACCCTGCACACCAACTCTACTAGCGTTCCTGAGCTTACGCTAGACCTAGAAATAACTTGGTTGGAGGCAGACAATGGCAACGACTTAGTTCGCCGGTTTGAAATGCAGGCGCCAGCAATCAGCTGCCCTGATGATAATACCTACCCCGCGCAAAGTGTATACTTTCTCCCCCCTGGGGCAAGTGACCCGAATGAGGCTCAGAGCCCTGAAGAGCTGAATGACATGCCCTTCTGGCGAATTGAAGGCCCTACCCGCTACGAAACTGCGGAAGATAATGCCTACAATACTTTCCCTGACGGAGCTCAAACGATCCTGATCGCAAACGGGGATGTTGCAGCCGACCAGTTATCTGGTGCGCCACTTGGACGCGCCCTACGGGCGCCGATACTATTGCAGCCCAGCAGTTACGAGAATGAACTACACCCTTCAATCGTTCGCGCGGTTGAGAACTTGGGTGCGAGACAGGTCGTAATACTTGGCGGCAATGCTGCCGTAAGTAGGGGCACGCAGGATCTGCTGGAACGTTCCGGCCTAAGAGTTGCTCGTATTGCGGGTACTACTCGCTACGAGACTGCTGTTTCGATCGCGTGGGAACTAATAAGCGCTTCAGGCGCTTTTGCGTCTGGCGTTAGCCTCGCAGATGGCGGTAACTTCACTGATGCCATAACGGCTGCAGGTGCATCTGATGAAGATCCATTACTGTTGACCTACGGCGCTGAGAGCAATCAACTACCGGCTGAAGTGTTAGAGTTCCTTCAACATTTTGAATCCACAATCGAAAACGTCCGTGCGGTTGGACGAGCTGCTGCGAACGTAAGCGAGCAGGCCGCAACTGCTGCAATAGCTGAATCAGAAGTAATCGTTCGCGCTAGACCCTTTGAAACCTCTATCGCAACAGCACAAGCCAATCTCGCCGAAAACGGCGGTATGGTGCAGCGTATTCTTGTTGCTTCGGCAGATGAGTTCCCTGACGCTCTAAGCGCAGGGGTTAGTGTTGACTCGACGAGTGGAGACATACTTATCGTCGCTTCTGATTCAGATATGGACAACATGCAGGCATTGATAGACTTCTTGAAACTTTATGGCAACCCAGATGCTCAAGTAGTTGCCGTCGGCGGTACGTCGGCTGTCAGCGATGCACTTGCGACAGCTATCGCAGATAACGTTGCTGCTTCGGCTCCCAGCTCTTAG
- a CDS encoding tyrosine-type recombinase/integrase — MSAPEPGEIELVTAQARAEVDRLRAIEAAEPRTVLLRDAPRRLDAPYAARFGRSATKPLRGDALHDAAVEWSTRGEHPLAAVVGSWLAGIGNPRTRNAYAGDFEAFTGWLADRGLSVLDVTTAVGQAWVADLYRNGAKTSTVKRRLAGTRGFYNHLAREDLLPRNPLDRVDPVLTSDVAEVNASRTTEHTGAITQEQAQLLLDVAGGPRRPDGLGDPCHRALIGLLYQSGLRVFEAVDAGRQHLIPHGTRMVLNVARKRAKGEREPVPVSDGTLAALRAHHHTHAVPADGPLLVRPTIDKDGQPVRTPLARLTRQDAYRIITRYGTAVLGIHLHPHMLRASFITHNLQRGVDVLAVQKAAGHARLETTSLYDRRVTRPDDAVWQLGN; from the coding sequence GTGAGCGCCCCGGAGCCCGGAGAGATCGAGCTCGTCACCGCACAGGCGCGGGCGGAGGTCGATCGCCTGCGCGCGATCGAGGCTGCGGAACCGCGCACCGTCCTGCTCCGCGACGCCCCCCGCCGACTCGACGCCCCCTACGCCGCCAGGTTCGGTCGATCCGCCACCAAACCGCTGCGGGGCGACGCTCTGCACGACGCCGCCGTTGAGTGGTCAACACGCGGCGAGCACCCGCTGGCGGCCGTCGTGGGCAGCTGGTTGGCCGGCATTGGCAACCCGAGGACCCGCAACGCCTACGCCGGCGACTTCGAGGCCTTCACGGGGTGGCTGGCCGACCGGGGCCTCTCGGTGCTGGACGTCACCACCGCCGTCGGGCAGGCATGGGTGGCTGACCTGTACAGGAACGGGGCCAAGACCTCCACGGTCAAGCGTCGGCTCGCCGGGACCCGTGGCTTCTACAACCACCTCGCCCGCGAGGACCTGCTCCCCCGCAACCCGCTTGACCGCGTCGACCCCGTCCTGACCAGCGACGTGGCGGAGGTGAACGCGTCGCGCACGACCGAGCACACCGGCGCCATAACCCAGGAGCAGGCCCAACTGCTCCTCGACGTCGCAGGCGGTCCACGCCGCCCCGATGGCCTCGGCGACCCCTGCCACCGGGCCCTCATCGGCCTGCTCTACCAGTCAGGCCTCCGCGTGTTCGAGGCCGTCGACGCCGGACGCCAGCACCTGATCCCCCACGGCACCCGCATGGTCCTCAACGTCGCCCGCAAGCGCGCCAAGGGCGAACGCGAACCCGTCCCCGTCTCCGACGGCACCCTTGCTGCGCTCCGCGCACACCACCACACCCACGCCGTCCCTGCCGACGGCCCCCTGCTCGTCCGCCCCACCATCGACAAGGACGGCCAACCGGTCCGGACCCCACTTGCCCGGCTCACCCGTCAGGACGCCTACCGCATCATCACCCGCTACGGCACCGCAGTGCTCGGCATCCACCTGCACCCCCACATGCTCCGTGCCTCCTTCATCACCCACAACCTCCAACGTGGCGTCGACGTCCTCGCCGTCCAGAAGGCCGCCGGCCACGCACGGCTGGAGACAACGTCCCTGTACGACCGACGCGTCACACGGCCCGACGACGCCGTCTGGCAACTGGGCAACTGA
- a CDS encoding helix-turn-helix domain-containing protein, translated as MFPGFVGRGRAVQYEGCHMGSYRRYTDDEKAAAVQMIRDGKTVRVAAARFDASERSVKRWCDAAGVTPRWGQRGVPGNVRTEAALLVRSGASFSSVAARFGVSRTAVHNWVAEFNAARAGIPDLEAADMVELVTHGVSIAKVAKRAGLTEEAVEKVLRRAGGSR; from the coding sequence ATGTTCCCCGGGTTCGTCGGTCGGGGACGGGCGGTGCAGTATGAGGGATGCCACATGGGTTCTTACCGCCGTTACACCGATGATGAGAAGGCCGCCGCAGTCCAGATGATTCGCGACGGCAAGACGGTGCGTGTCGCTGCTGCAAGGTTCGATGCCTCGGAGCGGTCGGTGAAGCGGTGGTGCGACGCAGCGGGCGTCACCCCGCGGTGGGGGCAACGGGGGGTGCCTGGCAATGTCAGGACCGAGGCGGCGCTCCTGGTCCGCTCGGGCGCGTCGTTCAGCTCCGTTGCGGCCCGCTTCGGCGTGTCGAGAACTGCCGTGCACAACTGGGTTGCCGAGTTCAACGCCGCGAGAGCCGGGATTCCCGACCTCGAGGCTGCAGACATGGTGGAACTGGTCACCCATGGCGTGTCGATCGCCAAGGTCGCCAAACGGGCGGGGCTGACCGAGGAGGCCGTCGAGAAGGTCCTTCGCAGGGCAGGCGGCAGCAGGTAG
- a CDS encoding GTP-binding protein, which yields MASQTFSQPVAPGPVKTVKVVIAGGFAAGKTTFVKAVSDIRPFTTEAPITEASIGIDDAGVVSDRKTTTTVAMDFGRAPLNDNLWLYLFGTPGQERFKFMWNQLSVGALGAIVLLDTRRLEDSFMAVDYFESKGLPFVVAINCFDGIPTHSTEDVRNALDVPGDVPVMLIDARQKDHAKAALTELVKHGLARAQATQAAATG from the coding sequence ATGGCATCGCAAACCTTTAGCCAACCGGTGGCACCCGGCCCCGTGAAGACCGTCAAGGTCGTCATCGCAGGCGGCTTCGCCGCCGGCAAGACGACCTTCGTCAAGGCGGTGTCTGACATCAGGCCCTTCACAACCGAGGCACCCATCACCGAGGCGTCGATCGGCATCGACGACGCCGGTGTGGTCAGCGACCGCAAGACCACCACGACGGTCGCCATGGACTTTGGGCGGGCCCCGCTCAACGACAACCTGTGGCTGTACCTGTTCGGCACCCCGGGGCAGGAGCGTTTCAAGTTCATGTGGAACCAGCTGTCGGTCGGAGCGCTCGGTGCGATCGTGTTGCTGGACACCAGGCGGCTGGAGGACTCCTTCATGGCCGTCGACTACTTCGAGTCCAAGGGCCTCCCGTTCGTGGTTGCGATCAACTGCTTCGACGGGATCCCGACCCACAGCACAGAGGATGTGCGAAACGCCCTCGACGTGCCGGGCGACGTGCCGGTGATGCTCATCGACGCACGCCAGAAGGACCACGCCAAAGCGGCGCTCACCGAACTCGTCAAGCACGGCCTGGCCAGGGCACAAGCCACCCAGGCAGCCGCAACCGGGTAG
- a CDS encoding DUF742 domain-containing protein has product MSRRLREFVVTRGRARDESDLPLETPITRTGNSAPRPLNPDEAALASQCTSPQTVVDLSAGSQLAVGVVRVLVLDLVDIGVLSLGQQAKAQVAPHQDITLLTEVLDGIANL; this is encoded by the coding sequence ATGAGCCGCCGCCTTCGGGAGTTCGTTGTCACGCGCGGCCGCGCCCGTGACGAATCCGACCTGCCGTTGGAAACCCCGATCACCCGAACCGGCAACAGCGCACCGAGGCCACTGAACCCCGACGAGGCTGCGCTCGCCAGCCAGTGCACCTCCCCTCAGACCGTCGTTGACCTGTCGGCCGGGTCCCAACTGGCCGTCGGTGTCGTGAGGGTCCTCGTGCTCGACCTCGTTGACATCGGAGTTCTGTCACTGGGCCAACAGGCCAAAGCGCAGGTCGCCCCGCACCAAGACATCACCCTGCTCACAGAGGTGCTCGATGGCATCGCAAACCTTTAG
- a CDS encoding roadblock/LC7 domain-containing protein: MNPLQPAAPPQPVGSDDLQWLLNAFVNDSPGVNAAVVVSVDGLLVTMDQSMNRETADSLAAVVSGLSSMALGAGEMFNAGRIQQQLLQYPGGFLIIRQLAAGAVISAIADRNSDIGRVGHQLAELAKRVGPTLSPEIIDRLKADLPR; the protein is encoded by the coding sequence GTGAACCCTCTGCAGCCAGCGGCTCCACCGCAGCCCGTGGGCTCCGACGACCTCCAGTGGTTGCTCAACGCCTTCGTCAACGACAGCCCAGGCGTGAACGCGGCCGTCGTGGTGTCCGTCGACGGACTGCTGGTCACCATGGACCAGTCGATGAACCGCGAAACCGCTGACAGCCTCGCAGCGGTCGTCTCGGGACTGTCGAGCATGGCACTCGGCGCCGGTGAGATGTTCAACGCCGGACGCATCCAGCAGCAGCTCCTGCAGTACCCCGGCGGCTTCCTGATCATCCGCCAGCTCGCCGCGGGTGCGGTCATCTCCGCCATCGCCGATCGCAACAGCGACATCGGCCGGGTCGGCCACCAGCTTGCCGAACTGGCCAAGCGCGTCGGCCCGACCCTTTCCCCGGAGATCATCGACCGGTTGAAGGCCGACCTTCCCCGATGA
- a CDS encoding nitrate- and nitrite sensing domain-containing protein, translating to MNLSIRTRLLALLITPAMGLVAVAGFQVVGAGALQAEADTTIEILVSAQAADRLIAAIQQESLLSVASLNPDADVAIADVAQARSATDSAAADLLATVTSEAGSLAGQAAVDTAVPGLAQTRAVLDSGSGTGREFTTAERYSALTHDLIARIDAAGNVIEDAGISSAMAALSALVKLRQAVTDQSMSVLVALDSGTARDTLLIRTVGTSAERQVWLNEFSTAAPGLADDATAAVQPLTDFDGVGPADGLDVTAADLLPSLIGVGDTLAGQSITINAVLGDLADAINAEAQNRFLIAVALAGAAALLVLLVPMILNRTVIRPLAKLTGFAEYVRNRLPSAVAEAAQGDQVGRVADDLDPVLRDRRDEIGVLATAVVDSSQEALDVAVGQARVREGTNATVTNMALRTKDGVDLALEQLERMQRDEADPKRLERLYELDQAIVQLRRHAESMLTLTGEGRIADPDEDPIRVYDLIRSAASETKDFRRVEVSNPGRGLQAAGYVVPALSQLLSNLIDNALRFSPPDQIVHAGVIDNPDSTVTVSIRDHGIGMDDEAMSTAMQRIIDPPLLDAAESQQLGLYVVGLIARELGVDVSLSRPSDGYGGVEANVRIPSSLLIDPQTGFALPSPIMQAPVDADDNPAQAPVPVAEDDSDKSMVEATRRTFASWFKGNDSEKRRRGTRAAHGADEQAGDTVVGHTFPNRVLPAAPYGPAVPPAAAGTHTEPAGPAVAAQGAPAATEEPPANDNRSVGWALRRRRSVISPDGWSTPFPGPAEPNGPLRHPMVSQAAPTSPADQLGIPDAPTPAARDAAANTGWTDTPRSNGAAPHLRVVENPPAGPPTAPAEPPSAAQTGWGSQPPPAPPPIPVSLPRRIVDHQQPTAAHAPLTAHPEPVASALGMPVISAPTEGVDGPTAVLPSRGTDTQTPAPPPTPSSPATVLPIRTSKAHKPQPAAAFGGLFSAMSDDEPDPDALSAMFESIQGTDT from the coding sequence GTGAACCTCAGCATCCGCACACGACTACTCGCGTTGCTCATCACCCCCGCGATGGGCCTTGTCGCGGTTGCCGGATTCCAGGTCGTGGGGGCCGGGGCACTCCAAGCCGAAGCCGACACCACCATCGAGATCCTCGTGTCGGCACAGGCCGCAGATCGCCTGATCGCCGCCATCCAGCAGGAGTCGCTGCTGTCGGTCGCCTCCCTGAACCCCGATGCCGATGTCGCCATCGCCGACGTCGCTCAGGCCCGATCCGCCACCGACAGCGCAGCGGCAGACCTGCTGGCAACCGTCACCTCGGAGGCCGGCAGCCTCGCCGGGCAAGCCGCCGTCGACACGGCCGTCCCAGGCCTCGCCCAGACCAGGGCGGTGCTGGACTCCGGGTCGGGAACAGGCCGCGAGTTCACCACCGCGGAACGGTACTCGGCGCTCACCCACGACCTCATCGCCCGGATCGACGCCGCAGGAAACGTGATCGAGGACGCCGGCATCTCCTCGGCCATGGCGGCCCTGTCGGCGCTGGTCAAGCTCCGCCAAGCCGTCACCGACCAGTCGATGTCGGTGCTGGTCGCACTGGACAGCGGCACCGCGCGAGACACCCTGCTCATCCGAACTGTCGGGACGTCCGCCGAACGTCAGGTGTGGCTCAACGAGTTCAGCACCGCAGCACCCGGGCTGGCCGACGACGCGACCGCTGCCGTTCAACCGCTCACCGACTTCGACGGCGTCGGTCCCGCCGACGGTCTCGACGTGACCGCAGCCGACCTGCTCCCCAGCCTCATTGGTGTCGGTGACACCCTGGCGGGGCAATCGATCACGATCAACGCCGTCCTGGGGGACCTCGCTGACGCCATCAACGCCGAGGCCCAGAACCGGTTCCTGATCGCCGTTGCCCTGGCTGGCGCCGCGGCACTGCTGGTCCTGCTGGTGCCGATGATCCTCAACCGGACCGTGATCAGGCCGCTGGCCAAGCTGACCGGGTTCGCCGAATACGTCCGCAACCGACTGCCGTCCGCCGTTGCCGAAGCCGCGCAGGGCGACCAGGTCGGACGCGTCGCCGATGATCTCGACCCGGTCCTGCGCGATCGACGCGACGAAATCGGTGTCCTGGCCACAGCCGTTGTCGACTCCTCCCAGGAGGCCCTCGACGTCGCCGTCGGGCAGGCCCGCGTCCGCGAAGGCACCAACGCCACGGTCACCAACATGGCGCTGCGCACCAAGGACGGCGTGGACCTGGCGTTGGAGCAGCTGGAACGGATGCAGCGCGATGAGGCCGACCCCAAGCGGCTGGAACGGCTCTACGAGCTCGACCAAGCCATCGTGCAACTGCGACGACACGCCGAGTCGATGCTGACCCTGACGGGCGAGGGCAGGATCGCTGACCCCGACGAGGACCCAATACGGGTCTATGACCTGATCCGGTCGGCAGCGTCGGAAACCAAGGACTTCCGACGCGTCGAGGTGTCCAACCCCGGCCGGGGACTGCAGGCGGCCGGCTATGTCGTCCCAGCCCTGTCCCAGCTCCTTTCAAACCTCATCGACAACGCGTTGCGGTTCTCCCCGCCCGACCAGATCGTTCACGCCGGCGTGATCGACAACCCCGACTCGACGGTGACGGTCAGCATCCGCGACCACGGCATCGGCATGGACGACGAGGCCATGTCGACGGCGATGCAACGGATCATCGACCCGCCACTGCTGGACGCGGCCGAATCCCAGCAGCTCGGCCTGTACGTGGTCGGACTGATCGCCCGTGAACTCGGGGTGGACGTCAGCCTGAGCCGACCCTCGGACGGCTACGGAGGCGTCGAGGCCAACGTGCGGATCCCGTCGAGCCTGCTCATCGACCCCCAGACCGGGTTCGCGCTTCCCTCACCGATCATGCAAGCCCCGGTCGACGCCGACGACAACCCGGCCCAGGCCCCCGTGCCGGTCGCCGAGGACGACAGCGACAAATCGATGGTCGAGGCGACCCGCCGGACGTTCGCGTCATGGTTCAAGGGCAACGACTCCGAGAAGCGCCGACGGGGCACACGGGCAGCCCACGGCGCCGATGAGCAGGCGGGCGACACCGTCGTCGGCCACACCTTCCCGAACAGGGTCCTTCCAGCCGCACCATACGGACCCGCTGTGCCGCCGGCGGCCGCTGGTACCCACACCGAGCCGGCCGGTCCCGCCGTGGCCGCACAGGGCGCTCCAGCGGCCACTGAAGAGCCACCGGCCAACGACAACCGATCGGTCGGGTGGGCACTGCGACGCCGTCGGTCGGTCATCTCGCCCGACGGGTGGTCCACGCCGTTCCCAGGACCTGCCGAACCCAACGGGCCTCTGCGACACCCGATGGTGTCTCAGGCTGCGCCCACATCCCCTGCCGATCAACTCGGGATCCCCGACGCCCCGACCCCCGCTGCACGCGACGCTGCCGCCAACACCGGTTGGACCGACACCCCGCGCAGCAACGGGGCCGCCCCGCATCTCAGGGTCGTTGAGAACCCGCCCGCGGGACCGCCGACAGCCCCTGCGGAGCCTCCGTCTGCCGCGCAGACCGGATGGGGCAGCCAACCACCACCCGCCCCGCCCCCGATTCCCGTCTCCCTGCCGCGGCGCATCGTGGACCACCAGCAACCGACGGCTGCTCACGCACCGCTGACGGCACATCCTGAGCCCGTCGCGTCCGCGCTGGGCATGCCCGTGATCTCGGCCCCCACCGAAGGTGTCGACGGGCCGACGGCAGTCCTTCCCTCACGCGGAACAGATACCCAGACCCCCGCGCCGCCACCGACCCCGTCATCACCGGCGACCGTGCTGCCCATCCGGACCAGCAAGGCACACAAGCCGCAGCCCGCCGCGGCATTCGGCGGACTGTTCTCCGCCATGAGCGACGACGAACCAGACCCCGACGCCCTCTCAGCCATGTTCGAATCGATCCAAGGAACCGACACGTGA
- a CDS encoding single-stranded DNA-binding protein, translating into MGRPSPAVAYETNILTIIGNLTGDVTLQYTQGGVAVARLRVAVNEKRGDRETKCFWDVDAWRSLGEHVAASLKTGDRVIVIGRTVDDSYTRADGTEVRTKKIEADAVGPDLRFATASPTRTDTPAAFTPPAPESEPDDGDPF; encoded by the coding sequence GTGGGCCGACCATCACCTGCCGTGGCCTACGAGACCAACATCCTCACGATCATCGGCAACCTCACCGGTGACGTCACCCTGCAGTACACGCAGGGCGGCGTGGCCGTCGCACGGCTCAGGGTCGCGGTCAACGAGAAGCGTGGCGACCGGGAGACCAAGTGCTTCTGGGATGTCGACGCCTGGCGAAGCCTGGGCGAGCATGTCGCCGCCAGTTTGAAGACCGGCGACCGGGTCATCGTGATCGGCCGGACCGTCGATGACTCCTACACACGGGCGGATGGCACCGAGGTCCGCACGAAGAAGATCGAGGCCGACGCGGTCGGCCCCGACCTTCGATTCGCCACCGCCAGTCCGACACGGACCGACACGCCAGCTGCGTTCACGCCACCGGCCCCCGAGTCGGAACCCGACGACGGCGACCCGTTCTGA
- a CDS encoding DUF4265 domain-containing protein has protein sequence MSTPTMTTDAVRLLIRFANPEKTGTGAETTWAKAVEGGWKIDHPLWYSRSVNYGDVVRAVRRGDELVVAALVKRGGWATARVVFATEAQAEEVMRRLRFDHNAIAESYGHGQWAVSVPAAARLTAEAAILRADGSVDWITGPNSRSEPLDFTPSD, from the coding sequence ATGTCTACTCCCACCATGACCACCGATGCCGTGCGCCTCCTGATCCGCTTCGCCAATCCGGAAAAGACGGGCACCGGAGCGGAAACGACGTGGGCCAAGGCTGTCGAGGGCGGCTGGAAGATCGATCATCCCCTCTGGTACAGCCGGTCGGTCAACTACGGCGACGTCGTCCGCGCCGTCCGTCGTGGCGATGAGCTCGTGGTGGCCGCACTGGTCAAGAGGGGTGGGTGGGCGACCGCACGGGTTGTGTTCGCCACCGAAGCGCAGGCCGAGGAGGTCATGCGCCGCCTGCGGTTCGACCACAACGCCATCGCCGAGTCCTACGGGCACGGCCAGTGGGCCGTGTCGGTGCCCGCCGCCGCACGCCTGACCGCCGAGGCGGCCATCCTCCGAGCCGACGGCAGCGTGGACTGGATCACGGGTCCCAACAGCCGCTCAGAGCCGCTGGATTTCACCCCGTCGGACTGA